In Streptomyces canus, one DNA window encodes the following:
- a CDS encoding DUF202 domain-containing protein: MSEGTAEASAAERDPGLQPERTRLAWRRTTLSGTVSAVLAVKTALHGGPSPATLVACALCCALWLGFLSLAHHRIRALTSSDTPGALTSRHAMAAVLCTVATAVCGAALVF, translated from the coding sequence ATGAGCGAGGGCACCGCGGAGGCCTCCGCCGCGGAGCGTGACCCGGGGCTCCAGCCCGAACGCACCCGGCTCGCCTGGCGTCGTACGACCCTCTCCGGCACGGTCTCGGCGGTACTCGCCGTGAAGACGGCCCTGCACGGCGGCCCGTCCCCCGCCACACTCGTCGCCTGCGCCCTGTGCTGCGCCCTCTGGCTGGGCTTCCTCTCCCTCGCCCACCACCGCATCCGCGCCCTGACCTCATCGGACACGCCAGGGGCCCTCACCTCGCGACATGCCATGGCGGCGGTCCTGTGCACGGTGGCGACGGCGGTGTGCGGGGCGGCGCTGGTGTTCTGA
- a CDS encoding DMT family transporter: MSVLVLILAVSAACCLGFGFVLQQNAARQAPLSDFLSPRLLLDLVKVPRWLGGIGLMVAGMILGAIALGQGEVSLVEPLLATNLLFALALSRKQTKQPLGRQGWAGLALLAGGVTAFIVAGEPRGGTAVTDPFRHWLIIGAMIGLALLLTTYAKRSRLSSGPVLLALAAGLLYGVQDALTRVSGQRFSEGGLVELLTGWQPYAVLVLGITGLVLVQSAFETAPLRMSLPALTAAQPLAGIVCGVGFLGDRLRTDTAALTWEALGLAAVVAGIVLLGMHPAMPRGADRSEPARDLQPS, encoded by the coding sequence GTGTCGGTACTGGTTCTGATTCTCGCCGTGAGTGCTGCCTGTTGCCTGGGCTTCGGCTTCGTGCTCCAGCAGAACGCGGCCCGTCAGGCCCCGCTGAGCGACTTCCTCTCGCCCCGGCTGCTCCTGGACCTGGTGAAGGTGCCGCGCTGGCTCGGCGGCATCGGCCTGATGGTGGCCGGCATGATCCTCGGCGCGATCGCGCTGGGCCAGGGCGAGGTCTCCCTGGTCGAACCCCTCCTCGCCACGAACCTCCTCTTCGCCCTGGCCCTCTCCCGCAAGCAGACGAAGCAGCCGCTGGGCCGCCAGGGCTGGGCGGGGCTCGCACTGCTCGCGGGCGGGGTGACCGCGTTCATCGTGGCGGGTGAGCCACGCGGCGGTACGGCGGTCACCGATCCCTTCCGCCACTGGCTCATCATCGGCGCCATGATCGGCCTCGCCCTGCTGCTCACGACGTACGCCAAACGCTCCCGCCTCAGCTCGGGCCCGGTCCTGCTGGCCCTGGCCGCCGGTCTGCTGTACGGCGTCCAGGACGCCCTCACCCGGGTCAGCGGCCAGCGCTTCTCCGAGGGCGGCCTCGTCGAGCTGCTGACCGGCTGGCAGCCGTACGCCGTGCTGGTCCTCGGGATCACCGGGCTCGTCCTGGTGCAGAGCGCGTTCGAGACCGCACCCCTGCGGATGTCGCTGCCCGCGCTGACCGCGGCCCAGCCGCTCGCCGGGATCGTGTGCGGGGTGGGCTTCCTGGGCGACCGGCTGCGCACCGACACCGCCGCGCTGACCTGGGAGGCGCTGGGGCTCGCGGCCGTCGTCGCGGGCATCGTGCTGCTGGGGATGCACCCCGCGATGCCGCGCGGGGCCGACCGGTCGGAACCCGCGCGCGACCTCCAGCCGAGCTGA
- a CDS encoding NUDIX hydrolase produces MSAADEILDIVDENDNVVAQSPRGEAYAEGLRHRCVFIRATDVEGRLFVHRRTPTKLVFPSLHDMFVGGVVGAGESYDDAALREAEEELGVSGLPRPEFLFKFLYDDGAGRTWWSAVYEVRCELPVSPQVEEVAWHDFLPEDEVELRLRDWEWVPDGLAAYERLKAYRSRG; encoded by the coding sequence ATGAGCGCTGCTGACGAGATCCTCGACATCGTCGACGAGAACGACAACGTCGTCGCCCAGTCCCCACGCGGCGAGGCCTACGCCGAGGGGCTGCGCCACCGCTGCGTCTTCATCCGGGCCACGGACGTCGAGGGCCGCCTCTTCGTCCATCGCCGCACACCGACCAAACTGGTCTTCCCGTCGCTCCACGACATGTTCGTCGGCGGCGTGGTCGGCGCGGGCGAGTCCTACGACGACGCGGCCCTGCGCGAGGCCGAGGAGGAACTCGGCGTGAGCGGGCTGCCCCGCCCGGAGTTCCTCTTCAAGTTCCTGTACGACGACGGGGCCGGCCGGACCTGGTGGTCCGCGGTCTACGAGGTCCGCTGCGAGCTGCCGGTCAGCCCGCAGGTCGAGGAGGTCGCCTGGCACGACTTCCTGCCGGAGGACGAGGTGGAGCTGCGCCTGCGGGACTGGGAGTGGGTGCCGGACGGGCTGGCCGCGTACGAGCGGCTCAAGGCGTACCGGTCGAGGGGTTGA
- a CDS encoding YidH family protein: protein MIDFARNVRVWFAPEEVRQEGRTPDYRFSLANERTFLAWLRTALALIGGGFAVDQFLPDLRWGWRVGLALALLAAGVLCSLRAVNHWVRCERAMRRGEDLPVSRFPALLSLVVAVVAVAMVVVVLVGWEG from the coding sequence GTGATCGATTTCGCACGGAACGTCCGCGTCTGGTTCGCCCCCGAGGAGGTCCGGCAGGAGGGCCGTACCCCCGACTACCGGTTCTCGCTGGCCAATGAACGCACCTTCCTGGCCTGGCTGCGCACCGCGCTCGCACTGATCGGCGGCGGCTTCGCCGTGGACCAGTTCCTGCCGGATCTGCGCTGGGGCTGGCGGGTGGGCCTGGCACTCGCGCTGCTCGCGGCGGGCGTGCTGTGCTCGTTGCGGGCGGTCAACCACTGGGTACGGTGCGAGCGGGCGATGCGGCGCGGCGAGGATCTGCCGGTGTCCCGGTTCCCGGCGCTGCTGAGCCTGGTCGTCGCGGTGGTGGCCGTGGCCATGGTCGTCGTGGTGCTCGTCGGGTGGGAGGGATGA